A single genomic interval of Halorubrum aethiopicum harbors:
- a CDS encoding acyltransferase → MGSGTRADRLERHRTGGVRNSLWSWPDAKSPLVVVRNYLVIVLARVCPSLRLKNRLLSWIGVTVGAGVSWGLESTPDVFWPERITVGNDAIVGYDATLLCHEFLRDEYRLGDVVIGDGAMIGAGAIVLPGVTVGEGARVAANSLVAEDVPPRTTVAGVPAEVVSSAGGEDDANAKPGGSTAS, encoded by the coding sequence CTGGGGAGCGGGACGCGCGCCGACCGGCTGGAGCGTCACCGGACCGGCGGGGTTCGGAACTCGCTGTGGTCGTGGCCCGACGCCAAGTCGCCGCTCGTCGTCGTGCGCAACTACCTCGTGATCGTCCTCGCGCGGGTCTGTCCGAGCCTTCGGCTCAAGAACCGGCTGCTCTCGTGGATCGGCGTGACGGTCGGGGCGGGCGTCTCCTGGGGACTCGAGTCGACGCCCGACGTGTTCTGGCCCGAGCGGATCACCGTCGGCAACGACGCGATCGTCGGCTACGACGCCACGCTGTTGTGTCACGAGTTCCTCCGGGACGAGTACCGTCTCGGAGACGTGGTGATCGGAGACGGCGCGATGATCGGCGCGGGCGCGATCGTCCTTCCGGGCGTCACGGTCGGGGAGGGCGCGCGCGTCGCCGCCAACTCGCTCGTGGCCGAGGACGTCCCGCCGCGGACGACGGTGGCGGGCGTGCCCGCCGAAGTCGTTTCCAGCGCGGGCGGCGAGGACGACGCGAACGCGAAACCGGGCGGGTCGACGGCCTCCTAG